The DNA window ccccaaaatgtttttttttttttaattaatgttttttttttgttatatttgtttaaaaagtgcaaaaagtgaTTATGTGTAGCTTGTCAGCTGATAACTTTATTGGCTCTTTGCCACTAAAGATTTAAAGATTTGTTCCCAACCATCTCTGTGGGCAGCGGCGATCATGACAGAATTGGAGCGCAGAGCCAcccaggatacatacgtcatggatcCCGGGAGgcatctggctgctccttctgtgaatgatttctttttcttcaaaaggattaaaagaaaatggcaatctcacgcatgcgcagggggactggcattttttttttcatcttcatcCCTCGATCTCAAGCCTGCGCAGTGCGGGATCGCCCGAAGTAGGAAGGAGAggggaagaagggcaaagaaggtGGTGAAGAAGGAGGCAACCGGGACTACGCTGGACCCGATTCAGGAAACTCCTGGAGAGATCGACAGTAAAAAGGTGAGCGAGTTCCCCCCCCCCCGTTTACTTTAGCTTTATTTGGATAGCGAATGTTCAATTTTGACTGGAATGTTACTATAATGAGGCACATTGCAGGTAAAATGTTTgatatttgctaacatatagcaacaCATATTTTGGTCAGATAAGCTAAAGATGAAGTCATTATACAGATTTCTGAGCTGTATTTAGTTCCTAACCTTTGAAGGGCCATTTTACCCATGTCCATTAATGTTCATGGTTAACTGATGAAATAATATCCGTACTGTTACACAGCTaaggtttattgtaaaaatgaaaatgcaaacaaGAAAGTCGctattattacaaatacaaagcCCACCACCAAGCTATAAGAGCGGACAGCACACTGCCGAGTAGGACAAAGACACGTTTATGGAGAGGCTTCTGTGCAAGATTTACCTGTCCTTTCTCACACAGAGAATTCTCTAAGTCTTCAATTTTGGCCTGACATCGAAGTAAATCCACCTGGAGCTGTTCCCGTGTCTGCAGAAGACGAATACCAATTAGAGAGAAAGtaatatatctataaattaaTATGCAGGACATTAAATGAACTCTGTTTTGAAAGAAAAAGTAGAGCTGCCATTGCAAGTTGCAGGACCGTCTGGTTTCAATGCTTAGTTGCTCACTGACCCCAGAACAAGCAAATGCATATCAGATTATCTGACAAGGGAAGGTCATCAAGTACAAACGCAGAACACCACAAAACAAGCTTGTATCcctatatcattatttttattattattaataaacaggatttatatagcgccaacatattacgcagcgctgtacattaaatagggatggttGCATCTTTTAGAATTGTAGCACTAGCAACTTTTATAGTTCAATTAATGACTGGTTCCTATAAACAACATTTCATATTCTCAAAGTATATCTTTATAACCTTTCTGAAAAAGTAACTTACAACATTTTATGTCATGTCTGCTTAAGGAAAGGCATAAACATAAACTAAAGAAGTCAGTAACTAATGGCATTTAGGTTACCGGATTCAAGCAGGAAAGTTGTGTGTAAAGAGAAATAAGAAATTTGGGGAAAaagtaagaaaaggaaaaagaatgagAGGAGGAGAGGTATTTGGAGGTCTATACAACACTTAAACTGAAACAGTGCACAGCCAGACAGCCTTTAATGGAAGAATTCAATTAGATGATACTTCAGTAGCTCTGCAATCAGAACAAAGAATTTACAAACGCATCAGGGCATATAAATATGagcattttcatttacaaaattctTCATTTAGCAGTGGGGCAGTTTTACAACACTACCTGCTTCTatcacaaaaacaaattacagtagaacctcagttatccgtcACCCATGGGGAATGGGCttgattccggataagtgtaggttccagataactgaggtttccttATCTCAGCCATTCAGAACTAGACTTGAATGGGCAGACTTGCCCcgattcacctctagtgctgaatggctgagaaaagagaaaccctgatgatggctcaagcatcatcagggtttcccttccctcagccaatcatggtgcggagctctgctgattgctccactttcttgattgccaTAGAAGCCCGGTTATCTGGAATTCAGATCTCAGATAACCggcggagctgtcgggtgccggttatctgagatTTCCAGTTATTTGATTTccggataactggggttctacttTATAAATTTCCAATAatgcaaagaaaacagaaagttGCAGTGGCTGCACATACCCTTGCTTCTCTTTCTGCATCCAGGGTTCCCCCTACTTGCTCTTGTAGTAAGGCATAGGCTCTCTGCAGGGCCTGGTACTCGCGTGTCAGCTGACGAAACCTTAAATCAGCCTCTTCTTTAGGGGTGCTCTTAAAGAGGAAAGAAACAgcaaaatttttaacatttatagatagagggatagagagatagagagagatagagatagatagatagatagatagatagatagatagatagatagatagatagatagatagtaggAAGAGTCAACTGATGCATAAGCATTTACAAATTTGTACATTATTATAAAGTTAGGAccagaaagaatgaaaaaaggatTATGGGAAACAGGTGTAACCATAAAATGCCAATATATTGCAAGTTAGTAAACTATAATCCAGTTCTAGTTTTCATTAATACAACTTCATATTGGTTTTGTACGACATGGGTACATATATTTTCACTgttctattaaccacctgggcgttacactgaggtctagatttctgtgtctataattgtaatggtaggtttattgtaggtgtgagagacagaataacaacaaaagaaccctcaaaaacccactGCTCataagtcagagcttgatgtgcattgtaatgagtgaaataagtatttgatgccCTATCAACCaacaagatttcaggctccctggtgtcttcactgtatgcaggtaacgagctgagattaggagcaccctctgtaagggagtgctcctaatccaagcttgttacagtacctgtataaaagacacctgtccacagaagcaattaTTCAGATTTcgaactagccaccatggccaagaccaaagagctgtccaaggatgtcagggacaagattttAGACCTACACAAGACTGGAAtaggctacaagactatcgccaaccagcttggtgagaaggtgacaacagttggcgcgataatttgcaaatagaagaaacacaaaataactgtcaatctccctcggtctggggctccatgcaagctcactcctcgtggagttgcaatgatcatgagaacagtgacaAAGCTACCCAAGAACTACTCTGGgagaacttgtcaatgatctcagggcagctgggaccatagtcaccatgaaaacaattggtaacacactgcgccatgaaggcctgaaatcttgaagagcccgcaaggtcccctgCTCAAGaaagcacatgtacaggcctgtcTGAAGTTTTCCAGTGAACATctaaatgatccagaggagaactgggtgaaagtgttgtggtcagatgagaccaaaattgagctctttggcatcaactcaactcgccgtgtttggaggaggaggaatgctgcctatgaccccaagaacaccatccccactgtcaaacatggaggtggacacattgtGCTTTGGGgaagtttttctgctaaggggacaggacaccttcaccacgTCGAAGGGACAATGAACGGGGCAATGTATTGTCAattcttgggtgagcacctccttccctcagccagggcattaaaaaagggtcgtggatgggtattccagcatgacaatgacccaaaacacatggccaaggcaacaaaggagtggctcaagaaaaGCATATGAAGGTCTCCagaaatctgtggagggagctgaaagttcgagttgccaaacatcagcctcgaaacgttactgacttggagaggatctgcaaagaagAGTGGGATAAAATCcttcctgagatgtgtgcaaagcTGGAGACCAACCAGCTGGTGAGAAACGTCTGACccctgtgattgccaacaaggagTTTGCCACCAAGTATGAAGTCACCTTTTgcaaagggatcaaatacttatttcactcattacaatgcacatcaagctctgacttttgagcactgggtttttgaggcttcttttgttgtttttctgtctctcacacctacaataaacctaccattacaattatagtctggtcatttctttgtcagagggcaaacgtacaaaaccAGAAGGGGATCAAAAACTTCTTTCCCTCAccgtaggttaattggcttcccctcaaagttgacctttagattgtgagcccctttgagggacagctagtgacatgactatggactttgtaaaatatagcgcataatatgttggcgctatataaatattccgtaataacaacaataataatattaatttgcacAGTTAATTTTGACAACACACAACAAAATGCGGTCAGAACATGTTTGATACCTTCACATGGTAAGGCATAATTAGCTACATTCTAAGATTTCATTATGCAATACAAaacattcatgcaaaaaaatatttttgtaaacccATGTAAATACCAACATTCAAACAAAGCTTTACATTGTCCTTTATGAATTCTGACCTGACTTCACAAAAAATCCCCATATGATGTGGTCCTCAGTATGGAGGTGCAATGGTCTGTATGTCTTAACACTTCATACAAGACTCTAGCTACATAAGGTTGTCCACTTTCACACAAAAAGATGttgtctttttaaagtaaaacaagctGATATGAATAGTTGTTTAAACTCTAATAAAGTAGAAGAGCTCTGTTTATTTCATGAGGTTCCGTGTTTATGGTACACATCCACAAAggtgcaagaaaaacaaaaaaggtgggAGCCAATTTAGGAGGAAGGATCATGAAATCCTAACACTGTGGCAagatcttttatttcttatatctttatttatttatttcttatttcttatatcttttatttcttatattctaAAAACTAGATTACTGTAGGGTGATTGTTGAGAGACTGATCGTGCAACAGTCCATCAACTGAAATAAAACTGTCAAACAATCTAATAAATGAGCAATTAAAAAGGATGTATCCTCCCTTTTTTGTTCTTAATACTTGCTGCAATGACACTACAATGCAACATTAACCTATGGTAGAAAGAATGCCATGACAAGATCGATTTCTTTCTATGTGCCAAGTGCAACAAAAATCAAAGCGATTGATCAGAAACATTTACATCCCTCAAACAAGCTACTAAAACTGTGTTTGTAGCAGAAGTGATAAGATGGCAGAGAATTTATTTTAACTAGAAAAGTGGAAGAGGGGAGTACATTAATTTATGTGTTATATCACATTATTAAATTCTTTAGACACACAATCAAGTTCGGGTAAATTAAAGTGCGATGATATGATCAAAAAAGCGTTTTATGATGGATAAACCTATTTAGGTATTACATATGCAATCTATGTTTTTGGCTCTGTAGTGATGCACAGTAATTCTACTATTTCTTACAATCTTTTACTAGCTTATATTATACTTTCTGCAGCTCCTAAATGAGAAAACTCATACGAAGCCTCTCAGTTAAAAGTATAGTATTCCCTATGACTTAATAACTAAAAAGCCATAAAGGTGAAAAATGCATGTGTAaggcaaagctttttttgtttgttcagaaAAAAGTAGGGTAGGGTTAAACCATTGCATTTCAGTTCACCATGTCTCCCGGAAAATTCAAAAAAGGTGGCTCTCCCAACCAATAAAATACTTGACAAGGAATCTAATTCTTACCTAGTCCatccaaaacctattttttaaaaaaaaggttttggctatacatagATTAAAAAGTAATAGGAGTTAATTTTCCGTTAATTTTCTCGATTCTGATCTGATTTCAGATAAACTCAAATTACAGCTTAATAAAACTTGTGAAAGTACGTAAAATAACTTACATCTTCAATGTCTTCTTCAGGGGTTGCAGGTGTCCTGTCTGTTTTATCTGTGGTATAAGAGGTGACCGAAGAGGTTTCCGAATCAACGGAGTCTTCGTCAAATCCAAAAAACGTCTCCACAACATGTCTCTAAAAATTAAAGATGAATGTTAATCAGCTTGTATAAAAACAGCTGTATATTTAGCTGATCCTTCAGGTTCATCTGTTCCCCAATTACCACAAACACAATTATAATAAACACGTTTGCTTTAGTGTTTATTCTGTTTTGACTTTATTCTACAATAAAAGAAAGTATGCAAAATGGAAAACCGTTGACCAGATACACAAGAATATTTATGGCATGCCAAGTCGTTTAGGTGTTCTGTTTCTCTGGGGCTGTGCATGGTCCTGGCTCTCTCTAAACCCAACTGGGTATTTTGGGTGTTCCCCATTCCTCCTGGCAGTTTCTATACTGTAAAGTTCTTCATGTAAAAGTAATAAGAGAGACATAGAAAGACTGACTTACAAAGGAACACTGCACTGTATACTTCTGAGAATTGTAGGTTTTTCCCTAAGGTGCCAAAAGATATGAGCTTACCCAACAGGAAAAGTCATTacctacaaagtaaaataataattagcatAGTACAGACCTCACCCTACACACAAGGCATAAGGGTATTTTAAATCTTCGTCAGACAAGGATAATGCTTACACTGTAATGTAGGTTTCTAATTATGAATTACTGGAAGTACACAAATTAAGAAAATACTGCTACAAACTAATATTATAACAAGTAAAGGGCTTTCCCAGATAAGTATTACAAAAACATGGTATCAGACCTTGCTAGGATAAGATAGAAAATGATGTGTTCAATTCTAAAATGcttcaccaaaaacaaacagttccagctgatttactaaagtagtacAGCATGTTaacttttaaagtacattttaagttggcaaattacattttcatttgcagatgaaaaggaaaagttcattttattcaaaaacacTCAAATATAGTAGGCAGTAGAATAGTGTACAAAGTGAAATTGTGGCAATTTTAATCATCCAAGCTATTCCAAGCAAAAGTTCTGTTTTACTAATTTTCTTTGCATACAATTTTAgaaagtaaattttcattttatttcaagggAAATTTTACTGCCAACTCTGTAAATGGAGGCAGCGTACAGGTATCCATAATGAGCTCTACTGACCAATCCTGACTCTGTCTTTCCATTAGCTCCCAGTTACAGACAAAAGTTAACTAGATATTCTAAAAAGCTTTGTCCTGTCTGAACTCCCAATTCATCTTCTTAGTAATTCCAGATTTCAATCCAAAGTGTAACCTCCACTCTTGTTCTAAGCCGATTCCCCGACCCATCACTGGAAAACCTCATCCATGTTGCTCCATAATCCCAACCATTAAGACGTCATCTACATTCAGTATCGTCTGTATTACCCATTATTGTTTGTATCACTTTGTATAATGATATATGAAATGATGGTGTATTGTGATGATGTATTAAACAAGTATATATTTAAGTGTCTTTATctatgtttctcaaccaaggttccttcttgagcaattagcaatttggacctctaaggtcagtttaggtgacataaatgatctttttggctgtaaggctgacattcttcccaatgttcaGCACTGTAGGGGACATTctactactgaccaccacaataatgtacttggagttatggatatagtaatagTTCCCTAAAAGGTATTTCCCATGGTGAAGACCAGGAAAGGCTGGTCTATATTGAGACTTTATTTAGGGCACAGAACTACCCTCAGACACAGCAGTTCTTATGTTCATTATCAAACAAGCACAAAATACCTCTAACTCTAATGCTCTCATAGGTTGATACTGACAATGACCAGGAATGAAACGTTCACGCTTGAATGATCTTGCTGAGCCCGAGAGACTTGATAAACATTCTGAGATACATACTGCAGCCAGCAGAAAGAGTTATAGGTGACAAGATCTCACAGCGAGCATATTTCACATCTGCAATGTTACCACTGCTCTCTGCTCTAATACATCATTTTATACACCATCATACCACACAGCATTTTTATCTGCCTAAACCAAGCATCAGATTGCAAAAAAACCCTGAACAATTcaactacttaaaaaaaactgacacttATTTAATAttcctatttgtaaaaaaaaaaaaaaaaaaaaaaaaaaaaaaacacatactgaaAAGAAATTAGGCTGTTCCCATAATCTGGATACAGTCCAAtgaatacattggatttttaagAGCACAGGGTGGATATAAACATATCCATGTACTTGGTGTATATTCAATACTATGTCAGTGGTTCGGAAATAAAGCTTTTGATCATTGTGATAAACTAATgacaccaaatttaaaaaaaaatgcaatatacccACCGCCTGTCACAGTCTGTCTATAGTAATCTGTGACCATCAGCCATAGGCAGTTTGTGTCTATCAATTTTTATCAGTTTGTCCTTCAcattctgagttttttttataattaaggaaatattgttttgaaatatagaaatattagaaATCTGGTGAGGGTTGGACTGGCatagttattttatattacactgATCAGcaaactttaaaatcatttgcttaatATTGTGCAGGTCTCTCTTGTACTATTGATGAATGGGCTCCACCTCTGAAGTGTGTTGAGTTGTTTAGGACACAACCTTTATGTCTCATTACTTTCAACAATCTGCCTCTCTCCCATAAAGCATCTGCCATTTTTTCCAAAGATAGCAATGTACAAACAGCTGACCATCCATGacataaaagtgaaaatgtgatTCATTAAACCAAGTCACCTTCTATTGCTCCATGGTCTAGTTTTGACACTCACATGTACATTGTAGGCAATTTTGGTGTTGAACAGTAGTCAGTATGAGTACTCCAACTACTCTGTGGCTTTGTAGCCTTCTGTGTAGCAAGCTGTGATGCACGGTGTGTTCTAACACCTTCCTATCATGCCCAGACATaagtttttcagcaatttgtgcaaTAGTATTGTTCTGCGGGATCGGACCAGATGGGCCAACCTCACCCCTCCCAACACACATCAATGAGCCTTGGGCCTAGTAattaagtttaaaacaaaaatacaatattaaccCAAAAATATCCCTGAGCAATGCATATGGAGCATATTGTGAGACACTTTATTAGCAGAAATTACAGTTACCTAAAACAGGGCAAGTTAAATGTAAGTTTCacctttttctgtaaaagtttggATTGTCCTTATTACCCCTCAAATCTCCCTATTGGGGAATTTGCAGTTGCCCCACCCTACATAGAGTGGAGCAACTGCAAATTTCCTAATTACATCAGGTGGAAGTTATCCTATCTAGTGATACATGCTATGTACATAGAAGCTCTGGCCTGCACTGCATATTTGGGACAACCTACATACACATAGGTCAGCCCTGCACCAACCAACATCAGATACAGAATTACGGTACACTGTTCTAAGCAGACTAAAAGTTCTAAACATGACtacacgtttatgacatttaagCCCTTAAAACTTATAATATTGCCTACAGATCATATTTAGCCCttttccacatatatatatatatgtataaagagtAAAATCTACATCAAAGTCTCTATTTCAGGTATAAAGAGTAAAATCTACATCAAAGTCTCTATCTCAGGTATAAAGAGTAAAATCTACATCAAAGTCTCTATCTCAGCTTGGGATATTGTCATTGGGTGGATCCAGCATACCTTGCGGCTCTTTTTGCCTGTACGACCTTGCAGTCCCACCACCTTCTTTTATCAGTGCAGACTCAAGCAATATGAACTTGTATATACACTGCAATCTCAAAGTGCCTAACGTGATACAACAAGAGCTTTCCCTACTATATTCCTGCAAAAACCCACCCACCAATATGCAGAATAAAGCAAAGTAAACGGCCACTGGCAGATAGCTGGTGCTGATGGAAAGTTTCGGGTTTCTGGTTTAGTGCTTCTTCCTTGCAGGAGGAAAATCCCAAATCCATTACAGACAACATATTCCCCAACTCACACAATAGACACAAGGGTTCTGTAAGAACACAGCTGCCATTTTTGATGAAGCAGGGTAGTCGTCTTCATCCTTGCTTCAGTACATATTAAGCCGGGAACAAACATATATGTATAGTGACAGGACAGGTTCCAGGCCAGTTAATATTGAAGGATAAGGATAGCATTCCCAGACCTCCAAAAACAATCCAGTAATTCTTTATTTCTACATCTAAAACAGTACAAGCAAATCCTTATTATTAGGCACAAAAAAACCTACAAACAGAGGCAATATAGACAACTTACCATCGTGTCTATAGGTGAGCTCCTGGCATCCTGAGAAATACAGACACACCAGTGCACATAGACAGATGAAGAAGGAGAAGTATAATATAAGTAGGAAATCTTCCATTGTTTGTCGTTGTTGAGCGGAAACGTTACTCTTTAATATATTCCGGCTAATAGCGAGTTCAGTTCTTGTACAATAGCTTGCAGGAGCCTCATGCGAATGCTGCGATAATCATTTACACATTAAGCACCTGGGGTGCCTGAGAGCTGGCCACTGAAAACCAGGCAGATGAAATAATGAGTACGAAAATATCAGAGAGCAGCCCCTCCCTATCCAGGGACTGGGCGCAGGTAGGCTGCCGGATCCATCTGTGCCCCGGGTCCCCAGACTATTCCATGTGAGCTCCGTACTGCTAGCAACAGTAACCTGGAGCTGCCAGCCAGTGTGCAACAGCAAAAGTACACCATAAACAAACACAGATCAATAACCTTCACTCTATTCACatctaaaagcttttatttccaaTTACCTGGAGGTGTACAATACAGAGGTCTATTTAGAAAAACTCAAAATGATATTTAGCGACAATTTTGACACTTTTGTCTACATCTACAACTCTTACATTTTTCCTGCCGTGATGTTACAGTTTGGTGTGTTTTAGATGCAtggatattttacaaatgtacaatataGGGCAAGTTCATGatgatgccttttttttaaagcagcatatTGCTCCataggtcatatatatatatataaagcagtgaatatacCTCCAACATATATTCACTGCATGTATTTTCactataatataattgtattttaatttacagtGAATGATTTGCCACCAGTGTGTAGCAGTGAATGAAAGAACAGAGAGCATGCATGAGTATAGAAAAGATTATAATGATAGTACAAATAGATACAGTATAACTTAATGCAAGTTAGAACCCTTTTTAACGTTTTATTGCTGTTTACGGCCCCGTAGGAAATATTTATTCTCTCTAAAGTCTCTTTCTGATGTGTGGTTTGAACCTGTGCAGTTTACCTTGTTTGGGTGCATagtaaactgctgctatgcactcAGGAATGGTAAACCCCTATGCACGTCACCCTTGTGTTAGCTGTTGAAGTTAAATTCTTTCTCGCAATGAGGAAAAGTAACCAACGATCTCAAAGCAACACATTTCTTCCAGTAAACATGCTGCGCCCAAACAGCAGCCGTAACACAGACCTTGGCACAAATCAGTTCCCAGCTGGTACCATGGTTGAGACACCTAGTCTGAAATTAATGAAATTTTCCTCATCACCAATGATACAGGAAAGGAAGTTAAGATTCTTCCAATAGGAACATCATAGCATTTTTCTCATTTTGCAAATCTGACTTTTTGTTGTACCTAGAGGACAGTAAGTTATGGGAAATCTTTCAAAGACAGTCCAAATAATCTCctaatttaactaaaaaaaaaataatgttttttctttatatacacatttcagGTGTATTctaattttgtaatataaaacaaaatgtaaatattcacatCTCAATGCAATGAATACAAAAAGGCAATGTTACAATACTACTACCAAAGACAGAAAGACATTGCAatagtaatataattattaaaacttGCTATGGAAGAAATACACACATGCTCTTCCTTGCACAACATCCTTCAGAAGATGCTAGTTGCATGACTGCAATGCTGATCCCAAGACATCAATAAAACCTCCGACTCCCTACACTACCTCCACCTCGCACAGCCGACTACAAATGAACCCCATCACAAATAATGACATTCTCCCCGGGCTTTCTCCACCTGAAAGCCAAGCTAAACTACC is part of the Pyxicephalus adspersus chromosome 3, UCB_Pads_2.0, whole genome shotgun sequence genome and encodes:
- the LOC140327195 gene encoding uncharacterized protein codes for the protein MEDFLLILYFSFFICLCALVCLYFSGCQELTYRHDETCCGDVFWI